From Kineosporia sp. NBRC 101731, one genomic window encodes:
- a CDS encoding glycosyltransferase 87 family protein, with protein MSGTQILRTRVGVLTLPVRLSWRDPGWWLTAQILVVTVFSLFWNPLDFSIYRLGGSAVRSGTDLYLERQAGLFFTYTPFAALSFTPLSWIPLVPSRLLWELATVAAFALACREMLLLARLSRLRPGWVVVGGLMLEPVWHTLFLGQINVFLLALVLFDVRRVAGGTGLGVGVGIGVAAAIKLTPGIFIVLLLCAGKVRAAVTAAVTFVACTGLGVVAAPGASRLYWSKVFFDTSRVGASYISNQSPFGALVRLLGGRENVGSWYLVVPLVLLTYGLVLATRRARSGDWAAAVAVGGLTSLVVSPISWSHHWVWALPALVVLVRDGRHRVALAAGAVLALSPMWWLPRDLPVDWLTANAYLVMGLALLGLLGVSGERAGDVLPLRRSGTIVRSGTFSRRCFEPKSGV; from the coding sequence ATGTCTGGAACGCAGATCTTGAGGACGCGGGTGGGCGTCCTGACGTTGCCGGTACGACTCTCATGGAGAGACCCCGGATGGTGGCTCACGGCACAGATACTCGTGGTCACTGTCTTCTCGTTGTTCTGGAACCCCTTGGACTTCTCCATCTATCGTCTGGGTGGCTCGGCCGTCCGGTCGGGGACCGACCTGTATCTCGAACGCCAGGCCGGGCTGTTCTTCACCTACACACCCTTCGCAGCACTGAGTTTCACGCCTCTCTCCTGGATCCCGCTGGTCCCGTCCCGGTTGCTCTGGGAGCTGGCCACGGTCGCGGCGTTCGCCCTCGCCTGCCGCGAGATGCTGCTGCTGGCCAGGCTCTCGCGGCTGCGACCGGGCTGGGTGGTCGTCGGCGGGCTGATGCTCGAACCGGTCTGGCACACTCTGTTCCTCGGCCAGATCAACGTGTTCCTGCTGGCCCTGGTGCTGTTCGACGTGCGCCGGGTGGCCGGGGGGACCGGTCTGGGGGTGGGCGTCGGGATCGGCGTGGCCGCCGCGATCAAGCTGACGCCGGGAATCTTCATCGTGCTGCTGCTGTGCGCCGGGAAGGTCCGGGCCGCGGTGACCGCGGCTGTCACCTTCGTCGCGTGCACCGGGCTCGGGGTCGTCGCTGCTCCCGGTGCCTCCCGGCTGTACTGGAGCAAGGTCTTCTTCGACACCTCCCGGGTCGGGGCGTCTTACATCAGCAACCAGTCCCCGTTCGGGGCGCTGGTCCGGCTGCTCGGAGGCCGCGAGAACGTCGGCAGCTGGTACCTCGTCGTCCCGCTGGTGCTGCTGACCTACGGGCTCGTCCTCGCCACCCGCCGGGCCCGCAGCGGTGACTGGGCCGCCGCGGTGGCCGTGGGCGGTCTGACCAGCCTGGTGGTCTCGCCGATCTCGTGGAGCCACCACTGGGTGTGGGCCCTGCCGGCGCTGGTCGTGCTGGTGCGGGACGGGCGCCACCGGGTGGCTCTGGCCGCGGGTGCGGTACTGGCGCTGTCGCCGATGTGGTGGTTACCCCGTGACCTGCCGGTGGACTGGCTGACGGCGAACGCCTACCTGGTCATGGGCCTGGCTCTGCTCGGTCTGCTGGGGGTTTCGGGTGAGCGCGCTGGCGATGTGTTGCCGTTGCGCCGATCGGGGACGATTGTCCGCTCCGGGACCTTCAGTCGGCGCTGCTTCGAGCCGAAGAGCGGGGTGTGA
- a CDS encoding response regulator transcription factor, with the protein MTISVVLADDQPLIRAGLRVLLTDTGDLRVVGEAGDGFEAVLLAASLRPDVVVMDLRMPGLEGIEATRRITAHDPGVRVLVLTTFDDDESLYGALQAGASGFLVKDVALEDMLSAIRVVAAGDALIAPRLTRRLMNALTGRVARPTARGSLSVVTDREREVLTLVGRGLSNAEIGAELVISAATAKAHVSRLLTKLDARDRVQLVIQAYEFGLVKPTR; encoded by the coding sequence GTGACGATTTCGGTGGTGCTGGCCGACGACCAGCCGCTGATCCGGGCCGGCCTGCGGGTCCTGCTCACCGACACCGGCGATCTGAGGGTGGTGGGGGAGGCGGGGGACGGGTTCGAGGCGGTGTTGCTGGCTGCCTCGCTGCGGCCCGATGTGGTGGTCATGGACCTGCGGATGCCCGGGCTGGAGGGTATCGAGGCCACCCGGCGCATCACGGCGCACGACCCCGGGGTGCGGGTACTGGTCCTGACGACGTTCGACGACGACGAGTCGCTCTACGGGGCCCTGCAGGCCGGGGCCAGTGGATTTCTGGTCAAAGACGTTGCCCTGGAAGACATGCTGTCGGCGATCCGGGTGGTCGCGGCCGGTGACGCGCTGATCGCGCCCCGGCTGACCCGGCGGCTGATGAACGCCCTGACCGGCCGGGTCGCCCGGCCCACGGCCCGGGGGAGCCTGTCGGTCGTCACCGATCGGGAACGGGAGGTGCTCACCCTGGTCGGACGGGGGTTGTCGAATGCCGAGATCGGCGCCGAACTGGTCATCAGTGCGGCCACGGCCAAGGCCCACGTCTCCCGGCTGCTGACGAAACTTGATGCCCGCGATCGGGTTCAGCTGGTGATCCAGGCCTACGAGTTCGGTCTGGTGAAACCCACCCGCTGA